The Kroppenstedtia pulmonis genome has a segment encoding these proteins:
- a CDS encoding tetratricopeptide repeat protein, which produces MIGKLLKIVKSWLTPAPKMKLSSEKTPVQDTAVDEHNKNRHLKPDQMCEVAVTKDMDNKDEDIQDNTPPSDQKNLPESHHEKDTDNKDIQDNKPDITETKPTKPSDQENVPESDHVKGTDNKDEDIQDNTPDITETKPTKPSDQENVPESDHVKGTDNKDEDIQDNTPDITETTPTKPSDQENLPESHHEMDTHNKDEDIQDNKPDITETKPTKPSDQENVPESDHVKGTDNKDEDIQDNTPDKRETKPTKSSDQENVPESDHVKGTDNKDEDIQDNKPDITETKPTKPSDQENVPESEDFFHYQDEEFTFSIPWDKDEKEVFQQATEKYEETKKRLNNSAKKMDQHKIQRARYMQYWSLHLHYKDQAQYFYKKRDQEPDALEQAIRYCKKQVKYSPMARHALQMDPSFKGELPQHYGYKQLAIIYDKQGQYSDAIQLCRQALSEGWKGDWETRIQRYEKNLKS; this is translated from the coding sequence TTGATAGGAAAGTTATTAAAAATTGTAAAGAGTTGGTTAACGCCTGCTCCAAAAATGAAACTTTCTTCTGAAAAGACACCGGTACAAGACACAGCCGTGGATGAACATAATAAAAATCGCCATTTAAAGCCTGATCAGATGTGTGAAGTAGCTGTTACGAAGGATATGGACAACAAAGACGAAGACATTCAAGACAACACACCACCATCTGATCAGAAAAATCTACCTGAGTCACATCACGAAAAGGATACAGACAACAAAGACATTCAAGATAACAAACCTGACATCACGGAAACAAAGCCAACAAAACCATCTGATCAGGAGAACGTACCTGAGTCAGATCATGTAAAGGGTACAGACAACAAAGACGAAGACATTCAAGATAACACACCTGACATCACGGAAACAAAGCCAACAAAACCATCTGATCAGGAGAACGTACCTGAGTCAGATCATGTAAAAGGTACAGACAACAAAGACGAAGACATTCAAGATAACACACCTGACATCACGGAAACGACGCCAACAAAACCGTCTGATCAAGAGAATCTACCTGAATCACATCATGAAATGGATACACACAACAAAGACGAAGACATTCAAGATAACAAACCTGACATCACGGAAACAAAGCCAACAAAACCATCTGATCAGGAGAACGTACCTGAATCAGATCATGTAAAGGGTACAGACAACAAAGACGAAGACATTCAAGATAACACACCTGACAAAAGGGAAACAAAGCCAACAAAATCGTCTGATCAGGAGAACGTACCTGAGTCAGATCATGTAAAGGGTACAGACAACAAAGACGAAGACATTCAAGATAACAAACCTGACATCACGGAAACAAAGCCAACAAAACCATCTGATCAGGAGAACGTACCTGAGTCAGAGGATTTTTTCCATTATCAAGACGAAGAATTTACTTTTTCCATCCCTTGGGATAAAGATGAAAAAGAAGTCTTTCAACAAGCTACGGAAAAATATGAAGAAACAAAAAAGCGTTTGAATAACAGTGCCAAAAAAATGGATCAGCACAAAATTCAGCGTGCTCGGTATATGCAATATTGGTCGTTACATCTTCACTATAAGGATCAGGCACAATACTTTTATAAAAAACGCGATCAGGAACCTGATGCTTTGGAGCAAGCGATACGGTATTGTAAAAAACAAGTGAAATATTCTCCCATGGCCCGACATGCTTTGCAAATGGATCCTTCATTCAAAGGTGAACTGCCACAACACTACGGATACAAACAATTGGCTATTATTTATGATAAACAAGGACAATATTCAGATGCCATCCAGCTTTGTCGCCAAGCTCTGTCCGAAGGCTGGAAAGGAGATTGGGAAACCAGAATCCAACGGTATGAAAAAAACCTGAAGTCCTAG
- a CDS encoding MBL fold metallo-hydrolase — protein sequence MQWRVLGYQSPYPGPGGATPGYLLESSGMRILVDCGSGVLAQLSKYLEPWSLDAVWLSHLHHDHIADFFVLQYAIQTEIRMGRRSSPLIVTAPNEPEPWSSKLSYHQAVRHQPVSKEQTFHLGDMEITWWRTDHGIPCYAMDIKSKNGQRILYGADAGLGTDWSRIPSKPDLFVCEGTYLHHDMPPKSVGHHSVKQAAQAAERMGAKQLLLTHLYPGYSRESIGKEASNHYSGELLLADIGMMISIT from the coding sequence ATGCAGTGGAGAGTACTGGGTTATCAGTCTCCATATCCCGGCCCAGGTGGTGCAACACCTGGTTATTTATTGGAAAGTTCCGGGATGCGAATTTTGGTGGATTGCGGGAGCGGGGTTCTGGCTCAATTGAGCAAATATCTTGAACCATGGAGCCTGGACGCTGTATGGTTATCGCACTTGCATCATGACCATATTGCTGATTTTTTTGTTTTACAATATGCGATACAAACAGAAATTCGAATGGGACGAAGATCATCTCCACTCATTGTGACTGCTCCGAATGAGCCGGAACCATGGAGTAGCAAATTGTCCTATCATCAAGCAGTCCGGCACCAGCCAGTATCAAAAGAACAAACCTTCCATTTGGGTGATATGGAGATAACCTGGTGGCGTACTGATCATGGTATTCCTTGTTATGCCATGGATATTAAATCAAAAAATGGCCAAAGGATCTTGTATGGTGCTGATGCCGGATTAGGAACTGACTGGAGCCGAATACCGAGTAAACCGGATCTGTTTGTTTGTGAAGGAACCTATTTACATCACGACATGCCCCCAAAGTCTGTTGGACATCACTCGGTTAAACAAGCGGCCCAGGCCGCAGAAAGGATGGGAGCCAAACAGTTGTTACTGACCCATTTGTATCCTGGTTATTCCAGAGAATCCATTGGAAAGGAAGCCTCCAATCATTATTCAGGGGAACTTTTACTGGCGGATATCGGGATGATGATTTCCATAACATGA